A single window of Leptolyngbya ohadii IS1 DNA harbors:
- a CDS encoding CobW family GTP-binding protein: MTSAATTNSPSKMDNAKHGLPVTIITGFLGSGKTTLLNHILTNQEGLKTAVLVNEFGEIGIDNELLITLDNNEDNMVELSNGCICCTINNDLVEAVYKVLERRDNIDYLVVETTGLADPLPIALTFLGTELRDMCRLDSIVTVVDSENYSLDLFNSQAAYNQILYGDIILLNKADLVDEANLDLLEVKIRDVKDGARILRTQKAQVPLPLVLSVGLFESDKYFAPEDKGHDHDHHDHDHHDHDHAHDHHDHGHDHHDHSACDHDHGHCAHDHDHDHHHHHSDHLAIDGFTSISIESDKPFAIKKFQHFLDNQLPASVFRAKGILWFDESPKRHIFHLSGKRFSLDDEEWGDRPKKNQIVLIGQNLDHDTLRQQIQDCFCIPSTRGKGFGK; the protein is encoded by the coding sequence ATGACATCAGCAGCCACGACAAATTCGCCCTCGAAGATGGACAATGCCAAGCACGGGCTTCCGGTTACGATCATTACCGGGTTTCTGGGAAGCGGTAAAACCACCCTGCTCAACCACATCCTGACTAACCAGGAGGGTCTGAAGACCGCCGTTCTGGTGAACGAGTTTGGCGAAATCGGCATCGACAACGAACTGCTGATTACCCTGGACAACAACGAAGACAACATGGTGGAACTCAGCAACGGCTGTATCTGCTGCACCATTAATAATGATCTGGTGGAAGCTGTCTACAAGGTGCTGGAACGCCGCGACAATATTGATTACCTCGTCGTCGAAACCACCGGACTTGCCGACCCCCTGCCGATCGCCCTCACCTTCCTGGGAACCGAACTGCGCGATATGTGTCGTCTGGATTCGATCGTCACCGTGGTTGACTCCGAAAACTACAGCCTCGACCTCTTCAACAGTCAGGCGGCATACAACCAGATCCTCTACGGTGATATCATCCTGCTCAACAAAGCCGATCTGGTAGACGAAGCAAACCTCGATCTGCTGGAAGTTAAAATCCGTGACGTGAAGGACGGGGCACGCATCCTCCGAACCCAAAAGGCACAAGTTCCCCTGCCGCTCGTCCTTAGCGTAGGACTGTTTGAGTCCGATAAGTACTTCGCCCCGGAAGACAAAGGGCACGATCACGACCATCACGATCATGATCATCACGATCATGACCACGCACACGATCACCACGATCACGGGCATGATCACCATGATCATTCCGCCTGCGACCACGATCACGGGCACTGCGCTCACGACCACGATCACGATCATCACCATCACCACTCCGATCACCTGGCGATCGATGGCTTCACCTCTATCTCAATCGAGAGCGACAAGCCCTTTGCGATCAAGAAATTCCAGCATTTCCTGGACAATCAGCTTCCTGCTTCCGTCTTCCGTGCCAAAGGCATCCTCTGGTTTGACGAAAGCCCGAAGCGTCACATTTTCCACCTCAGCGGCAAACGCTTTTCCCTCGACGACGAAGAGTGGGGCGATCGTCCGAAGAAAAACCAGATCGTACTGATTGGACAAAACCTCGATCACGATACCCTGCGCCAGCAGATTCAAGACTGCTTCTGCATCCCCTCCACACGCGGCAAGGGCTTCGGTAAGTAA
- the dtd gene encoding D-aminoacyl-tRNA deacylase: MRAVLQRVTASQVTVNGEVIGKIGCGLNLLVGISDTDTEAELDWMVKKCLDLRLFPGEEGNRFDRSILEIQGEILVISQFTLYGDCRKGRRPSFDRAAAPPSAEKYYEMFVAKLRQSGLKIETGKFGAMMQVSIENDGPVTILLEREAAIAD, from the coding sequence ATGCGTGCTGTCCTCCAGCGAGTCACCGCTTCCCAAGTCACAGTCAACGGCGAAGTCATCGGCAAGATCGGATGCGGATTAAACCTGCTCGTGGGCATCTCCGATACTGATACCGAAGCTGAGCTGGACTGGATGGTGAAAAAATGCCTGGATTTGCGGCTCTTTCCTGGGGAGGAAGGCAACCGATTCGACCGCTCAATTCTGGAAATTCAGGGAGAAATTCTGGTCATTAGTCAGTTCACCCTTTACGGTGACTGTCGCAAAGGCAGAAGACCCTCCTTCGATCGAGCGGCTGCTCCCCCTTCTGCTGAGAAGTATTACGAAATGTTTGTGGCAAAACTGCGGCAGAGCGGACTGAAAATCGAGACGGGCAAGTTTGGCGCAATGATGCAGGTCTCGATTGAAAACGACGGTCCAGTCACGATCCTGTTAGAGCGAGAAGCGGCGATCGCCGACTAG
- a CDS encoding cupin-like domain-containing protein gives MTANPISPVDTSQTHHSIARINIANLTADWFFREYKKSGIPVVLTGIFQPNTDWNLDYLSDLLGNQEFVLRYYGKARYQQDKRQWTSIGSGVAPQTKSFVKYAELLRSGEAQMQDIYLAKCPIHKTPLIDTEAIADYKAAMEQIGFTQPASTINLWAGPGGHVESLHYDVMDGTLIQLHGSKRVVLFPRSQTSNLYPFPFYVHLWHGLKLRSWFSQVYPDRPDYAAFPKLKAAMQHRVEVILHPGELLYIPAGWWHEVSALDGEMVCSLNRFWRVYPTPRAVFFWGRWRGYLGSLCAIPHTIGSLAVALFQPDRKQRIRQILQML, from the coding sequence ATGACTGCGAATCCAATTTCACCTGTTGATACTTCTCAAACTCATCACTCGATCGCCAGAATTAATATTGCCAATCTCACCGCCGATTGGTTTTTTCGGGAGTACAAAAAATCAGGTATTCCAGTTGTTTTAACGGGAATTTTTCAGCCCAATACAGACTGGAATTTAGATTATCTCTCTGATTTATTGGGCAACCAGGAATTTGTGCTGCGCTATTACGGTAAGGCGCGATATCAGCAGGACAAACGCCAGTGGACGAGTATCGGCAGCGGGGTTGCACCTCAAACCAAATCGTTTGTGAAATACGCAGAACTACTGCGAAGCGGCGAGGCACAGATGCAGGACATTTATCTGGCAAAATGCCCGATTCACAAGACACCCCTGATCGACACGGAAGCGATCGCAGATTACAAAGCGGCAATGGAACAAATTGGCTTTACCCAGCCTGCCAGCACGATTAACCTCTGGGCGGGTCCGGGGGGGCATGTCGAGTCGCTGCACTATGACGTGATGGATGGGACGCTGATTCAGCTTCATGGCTCTAAGCGGGTGGTGTTGTTTCCGCGATCGCAAACCAGCAACCTGTATCCCTTTCCGTTTTATGTGCATCTGTGGCATGGATTGAAACTACGATCGTGGTTTAGTCAGGTCTATCCCGATCGTCCCGATTACGCAGCATTTCCCAAACTGAAAGCGGCAATGCAACACAGGGTTGAAGTGATTTTGCATCCAGGGGAATTGCTTTATATCCCTGCCGGGTGGTGGCACGAAGTTTCTGCCCTGGACGGGGAAATGGTCTGTTCGCTGAATCGGTTCTGGCGAGTTTATCCCACCCCACGCGCCGTTTTCTTTTGGGGACGCTGGCGCGGCTACCTCGGCTCACTGTGTGCCATCCCTCATACGATCGGCAGCTTGGCTGTGGCTCTGTTTCAACCCGATCGCAAACAGCGGATTCGACAAATTCTACAGATGCTTTAA
- a CDS encoding ribonuclease Z: MQITFLGTSSGVPTRSRNVSSVALRLPQRAEVWLFDCGEGTQHQILRSDLRVSQITKIFITHMHGDHIYGLMGLLASCGLAGNPSRIDIYGPPNLNEYLKAARQFSQTHFSYPVKVHTVEPGLVLEEEEFTVICAPLTHRLPAFGYRVAEKDRPGRFDVDRAIALGIPSGPLYGKLKRGEAITLPDGRIVNGKDLCGETEIGRKFVYCTDTIYCDNAVKLAQDADVLVHEATFAHQDAELAYQRLHSTSTMAAQTGLGAQVKQLIMTHFSPRYAPGNPIVLEDLLIEAKAIFPQTIMAHDFMTYEIPRRLADGQPSTAETAKTQNSKPQNPKPQNPKPQNPKPQNSKTQNPEAQNPEAQPGEKSEKPKKGAAKTPGKSAAKSSGKPVATKPKSV; the protein is encoded by the coding sequence TTGCAGATCACATTCCTCGGCACTAGTTCCGGTGTGCCAACCCGATCGCGTAATGTGTCCAGTGTTGCCCTGAGACTGCCCCAGCGGGCAGAGGTTTGGCTGTTTGACTGCGGCGAGGGAACGCAGCACCAGATCCTTCGCAGCGATTTGCGGGTCAGCCAGATCACCAAGATCTTCATTACTCATATGCACGGTGATCACATCTACGGGCTGATGGGTCTGCTGGCAAGCTGTGGATTGGCGGGGAACCCTAGCCGAATTGATATCTACGGTCCGCCCAATCTCAATGAGTATTTGAAAGCGGCAAGACAGTTCTCCCAAACGCACTTTTCCTATCCAGTGAAGGTGCATACGGTGGAACCGGGGCTGGTGCTGGAGGAAGAGGAATTTACGGTGATTTGTGCGCCGCTGACTCACCGCCTGCCTGCCTTTGGCTATCGGGTGGCAGAGAAAGATCGTCCAGGACGGTTTGATGTCGATCGCGCAATTGCACTGGGCATTCCTTCAGGTCCGCTCTACGGCAAACTGAAGCGAGGCGAGGCAATTACCCTGCCCGATGGACGGATTGTGAACGGCAAAGACCTCTGTGGCGAAACGGAAATTGGGCGCAAGTTTGTTTACTGTACCGACACAATCTACTGTGACAATGCGGTGAAGCTGGCGCAGGATGCCGATGTGCTGGTGCATGAAGCTACCTTTGCCCACCAGGATGCCGAGCTTGCCTATCAGCGACTTCACTCCACCTCCACAATGGCGGCGCAGACTGGTCTGGGTGCCCAGGTCAAGCAGCTGATTATGACCCACTTCAGCCCCCGCTATGCCCCCGGAAATCCGATCGTTCTGGAAGACCTTCTGATCGAAGCAAAAGCTATCTTTCCGCAAACGATCATGGCGCACGACTTCATGACCTACGAAATTCCGCGTCGCTTGGCGGACGGTCAGCCCTCAACAGCCGAAACTGCTAAAACCCAAAACTCAAAACCTCAAAACCCTAAACCTCAAAATCCTAAACCCCAAAACCCTAAACCTCAAAACTCTAAGACCCAGAATCCTGAGGCTCAAAATCCTGAGGCTCAACCCGGAGAAAAATCGGAAAAACCCAAGAAGGGTGCTGCAAAAACACCCGGAAAATCCGCTGCGAAATCTTCCGGTAAGCCAGTGGCTACAAAGCCAAAATCTGTGTAA
- a CDS encoding SpoIID/LytB domain-containing protein has product MINTQPAAEAAIDQAVQSPAEGTAETSIGLRWLRWIGHYGKKSGWMTLLFWLLAIAPALANLELRVAIEQDVSQVKVGSSTDAVLRDSSGKVLAQIPGMNAVMAQSEDGQIAINEVETTQLWVEPKSADGYVFIGDKWYRGRTLVTPTAGGLTAVNYVDLEQYLYSVVGAEMPANWDIQALKAQAVAARSYVLYQRQNSANAVFDVGDTTRWQVYNGLEAEAASTRAAVDATKGQVLTYQGQIINAVFHSCAGGHTENVEDIWTNPLPYLRGVPSPDQDMQGCKWNPRTVSAQEVAQAIGYQGTITAIVPNRHQHGRVLSLQINGTAGDVTIDADEFRAKMDLRSTLFSIDPVLGRVASAGDNVPSVPVSFQISGSGFGHGVGMSQYGAYALALRGWNYQQIVSHYYKDVQLQRIEVR; this is encoded by the coding sequence ATGATAAATACACAGCCTGCTGCTGAGGCAGCGATCGATCAAGCCGTTCAATCGCCTGCGGAAGGAACTGCCGAGACTTCGATCGGGTTGCGGTGGCTGAGGTGGATCGGGCATTACGGCAAGAAGTCAGGCTGGATGACGCTGTTGTTTTGGCTGCTGGCGATCGCACCTGCTTTGGCAAATCTGGAGCTGCGGGTGGCGATCGAGCAGGATGTTAGCCAGGTCAAAGTCGGGAGTTCTACGGATGCAGTGCTGCGGGATAGTTCTGGCAAGGTGCTGGCACAGATTCCGGGCATGAATGCGGTGATGGCGCAGTCCGAGGATGGACAGATTGCAATTAACGAGGTTGAAACAACCCAGCTTTGGGTTGAGCCGAAGAGTGCAGATGGCTATGTGTTTATTGGCGATAAATGGTATCGCGGCAGAACGCTGGTTACTCCGACGGCGGGTGGTTTGACGGCAGTCAACTATGTTGACCTGGAGCAGTATCTCTACAGCGTTGTTGGCGCGGAAATGCCTGCAAACTGGGATATTCAAGCACTGAAGGCACAGGCGGTGGCGGCTCGTTCCTATGTGCTGTATCAGCGGCAAAACAGCGCCAATGCGGTCTTTGATGTGGGCGACACCACCCGCTGGCAAGTTTATAACGGACTGGAAGCAGAAGCCGCCAGCACCAGAGCTGCCGTAGATGCGACGAAAGGACAGGTTTTAACCTATCAAGGACAGATTATTAACGCAGTATTCCATTCTTGTGCGGGGGGGCACACGGAGAACGTGGAGGACATCTGGACTAATCCTCTGCCTTACCTGAGAGGAGTCCCCAGTCCAGATCAGGATATGCAGGGCTGCAAATGGAATCCTCGCACTGTCTCCGCTCAGGAAGTTGCACAGGCGATCGGATATCAGGGAACCATTACGGCGATCGTGCCAAACCGTCATCAGCATGGGCGAGTTTTGTCGCTGCAAATCAACGGAACTGCTGGAGATGTGACGATCGATGCGGACGAGTTTCGCGCCAAGATGGACTTAAGAAGTACCCTGTTCTCGATCGACCCGGTGTTGGGGCGCGTTGCCAGTGCGGGAGATAACGTCCCTTCGGTTCCGGTGTCGTTTCAGATTAGCGGCAGTGGATTTGGGCATGGCGTTGGCATGAGCCAGTACGGTGCCTATGCGCTAGCTCTGCGCGGCTGGAACTATCAGCAGATTGTCAGCCACTACTACAAGGATGTCCAGTTGCAGCGAATTGAGGTGCGATAG
- a CDS encoding YdcF family protein, producing MFLFLSKLLPLLIYPLGLSCLLLIVSLFTLWKRPRLAAACIGFALALLLISSNRLVSGNLVRSLEQQYLPPTSLPTADAIVVLGGATKPQMSPRPWIDVMEAGDRPIHGARLYQEGKAPLVILSGGRISWQGGGGPESTDMAALIEALGVPKSAIVEDPTSLNTRENAVNVQKILQSRQINRILLVTSAMHMPRSIQIFRHLGIDAIPAPTDFLITDEEFASATDSSQARLISLLPDIDGLYGFTRALKEYIGIFVYRLRGWL from the coding sequence ATGTTTCTCTTCCTCTCCAAACTTCTGCCTCTCCTCATCTACCCCCTGGGACTGTCCTGCCTGCTGCTGATCGTCTCCCTCTTCACCCTCTGGAAACGTCCCCGCTTAGCCGCCGCCTGTATTGGCTTTGCCCTGGCACTTCTCCTGATCTCCAGCAATCGATTAGTCTCCGGGAACCTGGTGCGATCGCTCGAACAGCAATATCTTCCCCCCACCAGCCTCCCCACCGCTGATGCGATCGTTGTACTGGGCGGCGCAACCAAACCCCAAATGTCCCCTCGTCCTTGGATCGATGTCATGGAAGCAGGCGATCGACCCATTCACGGTGCAAGGTTGTATCAAGAGGGCAAAGCTCCTCTGGTGATCCTCAGTGGCGGACGGATTTCCTGGCAGGGTGGGGGTGGTCCAGAATCGACGGATATGGCAGCACTGATAGAAGCATTAGGCGTTCCCAAGTCGGCGATCGTCGAAGACCCCACTTCCCTCAACACCCGTGAAAACGCCGTAAACGTGCAAAAAATCCTCCAGTCCCGCCAGATTAATCGAATCCTGCTGGTGACATCCGCGATGCACATGCCGCGATCGATCCAGATTTTCCGTCACCTGGGAATCGATGCCATCCCCGCCCCCACGGATTTTCTGATTACCGATGAGGAATTTGCCTCCGCCACCGACAGTTCCCAGGCAAGACTGATCAGCCTCCTCCCCGACATCGACGGTCTTTACGGCTTCACCCGTGCCCTCAAAGAGTACATTGGCATCTTCGTCTACCGTCTACGCGGCTGGCTCTAA
- a CDS encoding HAD family hydrolase produces MAGVAVSTAQQRVQVFHRNSLYNASGAVSISSTTPMTVFCDFDGPIVDVSERYYSTYCQGLDAVQTVAAQRGTYTPLCRLSKSQFWRMKQERTPDREIAMRSGLQGNQIDFFLEQVSEIVNRAELLHQDKLQPGVRHALTMLHTQGVRLILVTLRRQTQASQWLEREGLAHLFTQIRGTSDDSFAYVNLAQHKTDLLSGVISECSWRNPGAIGTSACMIGDTEADILAGQAAGIPTIALTCGIRSQTYLQSFQPTAIHANLVAAVYDLLNTRRLLASVMA; encoded by the coding sequence ATGGCAGGTGTTGCCGTCTCGACTGCTCAGCAACGGGTGCAAGTTTTTCACAGAAATAGTCTCTACAACGCTTCAGGCGCTGTTTCAATCAGTTCTACGACTCCCATGACCGTATTTTGCGACTTTGATGGTCCGATCGTGGATGTCTCCGAACGCTATTACAGCACTTATTGTCAGGGCTTGGACGCCGTTCAAACGGTTGCAGCCCAGCGAGGCACCTACACACCGCTCTGCCGCCTCAGCAAGTCCCAATTCTGGCGCATGAAGCAGGAACGCACCCCCGATCGGGAAATCGCAATGCGATCGGGACTTCAGGGCAACCAAATCGATTTTTTCCTTGAGCAGGTTAGCGAGATTGTGAACCGGGCAGAACTGCTGCACCAGGACAAGCTACAGCCCGGTGTCCGTCATGCCCTTACCATGCTGCATACTCAGGGAGTGCGGCTCATTCTGGTAACGCTGCGCCGTCAGACCCAGGCATCTCAGTGGCTTGAGCGGGAAGGATTAGCACACCTGTTTACGCAAATTCGCGGTACGTCCGACGATTCCTTCGCCTACGTTAATCTGGCACAGCACAAAACAGATCTGCTGAGCGGTGTAATCTCCGAGTGTTCCTGGCGCAATCCTGGAGCCATCGGCACTTCCGCCTGCATGATTGGCGATACCGAAGCGGATATTCTGGCGGGTCAAGCAGCAGGTATTCCTACGATCGCGTTGACCTGCGGGATTCGGAGTCAGACTTACCTTCAGTCTTTCCAGCCCACTGCCATTCATGCCAATTTGGTTGCAGCAGTGTACGATTTGCTGAATACCCGCCGCCTCTTGGCTTCCGTGATGGCTTAG
- the cysS gene encoding cysteine--tRNA ligase, with amino-acid sequence MTLTLYNTLTRRKEPFEPIEPGKVKMYCCGVTVYNYSHLGHARTYVVWDTLRRYLRWRGFDVRYVQNFTDIDDKILNKAREEGSTMQEVSDRYTDAYFEDMRRLNILDADEYPRATHTLDGIKRLIHELEQKGFAYAAEGDVYYSVRNFSQYGKLSGRKLEDMQAGASGRVEADPDAQKKKDPFDFALWKAAKPGEPSWESDWGAGRPGWHIECSAMVRECFADAKGKELGETIDIHMGGADLIFPHHENEIAQSEAVTGHPLARYWLHNGMLNVGGEKMSKSLGNFTTVRALLDSENAPDPMAVRLFLLQAQYRKPLDFTEEGLQSAENAWETLTEGLLFGYKHGESLGWTDKKDSSFGDPAAMRIPDSEATKQFQEAMDDDLNTAGAMAAIFDLAKDLQKEGNRLTHEGKSLSDAQTLRQQWQTLVCLAQILGLEAKPVEETIALDPAQIEALIEQRQAAKKAKNFAEADRIRDELKAQGIALVDKPGGVVEWHTI; translated from the coding sequence ATGACCCTGACGCTCTATAACACCCTGACCCGACGCAAGGAACCCTTTGAGCCGATCGAACCCGGTAAGGTGAAGATGTATTGCTGCGGCGTAACGGTGTACAACTACAGCCACCTGGGTCATGCGCGAACCTACGTGGTGTGGGATACCCTGCGACGATACCTGCGCTGGCGCGGATTTGATGTGCGGTACGTGCAGAACTTTACCGACATTGACGATAAGATTCTCAACAAAGCGCGGGAAGAAGGCTCCACGATGCAGGAAGTCTCCGATCGCTACACGGATGCCTACTTCGAGGATATGCGGCGACTGAACATCCTGGATGCCGATGAGTATCCCCGTGCCACCCATACGCTAGACGGCATTAAGCGACTGATCCACGAACTGGAGCAAAAGGGCTTTGCCTACGCTGCCGAAGGGGATGTCTATTACTCGGTGCGGAATTTCTCCCAGTACGGCAAGCTGTCCGGACGCAAGCTAGAGGATATGCAGGCAGGCGCGAGCGGTCGAGTCGAAGCTGATCCCGATGCCCAGAAGAAGAAAGACCCGTTTGACTTTGCCCTCTGGAAAGCCGCGAAGCCGGGAGAGCCTTCCTGGGAGTCGGATTGGGGGGCGGGTCGTCCGGGCTGGCATATTGAATGCTCGGCAATGGTGCGCGAGTGCTTCGCAGATGCCAAAGGCAAGGAACTGGGAGAGACGATCGACATCCACATGGGCGGCGCGGATCTGATCTTCCCGCATCACGAAAATGAAATTGCTCAGTCGGAAGCGGTGACGGGACATCCCCTGGCGCGGTACTGGCTGCACAACGGAATGCTGAACGTGGGCGGCGAGAAAATGTCCAAGTCGCTGGGGAATTTTACGACGGTTCGTGCCCTGCTGGATTCGGAAAATGCCCCTGACCCGATGGCGGTGCGGCTATTTTTGCTGCAAGCTCAGTATCGTAAACCATTGGACTTCACGGAGGAAGGCTTACAGTCCGCCGAGAATGCCTGGGAAACGCTGACCGAGGGACTGCTGTTTGGCTACAAGCACGGGGAATCTCTGGGCTGGACGGATAAAAAAGATTCCTCGTTCGGCGATCCCGCCGCCATGCGAATTCCCGACAGTGAAGCGACTAAGCAGTTCCAGGAAGCAATGGACGACGACCTGAATACCGCAGGTGCGATGGCAGCAATTTTCGACCTGGCAAAGGATCTCCAGAAAGAAGGCAATCGCCTCACCCACGAAGGCAAATCCCTCTCCGACGCTCAAACCCTGCGACAACAGTGGCAAACCCTGGTCTGCCTCGCCCAAATTCTGGGACTGGAAGCGAAGCCAGTAGAGGAGACGATCGCCCTTGATCCCGCCCAAATCGAAGCATTAATCGAACAGCGTCAAGCCGCCAAGAAAGCCAAAAACTTTGCCGAAGCCGATCGCATCCGAGACGAACTGAAGGCACAGGGGATCGCGCTCGTCGATAAACCGGGCGGTGTTGTGGAGTGGCACACCATTTAG
- a CDS encoding biotin transporter BioY, producing MKLTAPTQLLWALIGLILTIGGTLVEAFITSPPWAWGQGVHPVSLGVTCQVGAVLLTGCLAGSRAAAISQIAYLLLGLTWFNVFTQGGGFDYLFRPTFGYLLGFVPGAWVCGWLAFRLPLRLEFLTLSSLAGLLTIHLTGTLYLMLAHVFSWVNLGSQSIANALLTYSVQPLPGQLAVVCAISVLAFLLRHLLLY from the coding sequence GTGAAACTGACTGCACCCACCCAACTCCTCTGGGCTTTAATTGGGCTGATCCTGACGATCGGCGGCACGCTGGTTGAGGCATTTATTACCAGTCCGCCGTGGGCTTGGGGGCAGGGAGTCCATCCGGTGTCGCTGGGTGTCACCTGTCAGGTAGGAGCGGTGCTGTTAACGGGGTGTTTAGCGGGAAGTCGGGCGGCTGCCATTTCCCAGATTGCCTACCTGTTGCTGGGGCTGACCTGGTTTAATGTCTTCACGCAGGGCGGTGGGTTTGACTATTTGTTCCGCCCCACGTTTGGCTATCTGCTGGGGTTTGTGCCCGGAGCCTGGGTCTGCGGATGGCTGGCATTTCGACTCCCCCTTCGGCTGGAATTTCTCACCCTAAGCAGTCTGGCGGGCTTACTCACCATTCATCTCACCGGAACCCTCTATCTAATGCTGGCGCACGTCTTCAGCTGGGTGAACCTGGGCAGTCAGTCGATCGCCAATGCCCTCCTCACTTATTCAGTGCAGCCGCTTCCGGGTCAGCTTGCGGTCGTTTGTGCCATTTCGGTGCTGGCTTTTCTCCTGCGCCACCTGCTGCTTTACTGA
- the lspA gene encoding signal peptidase II has protein sequence MRVKNPFFWAAAIVGLIVDQVTKLLVLNTFELGQTIPLIQGVFHLTFVTNKGAAFSLFSESGEWLRWLSLAVSLGLIALGWFSRLTRWEQWGYGFILAGAAGNGIDRFLRGEVVDFFDFRLIQFPVFNVADVCINIGIVCLLIAAFRPQNGNGQPKRSPRD, from the coding sequence ATGAGAGTAAAAAATCCGTTCTTTTGGGCTGCTGCAATCGTCGGGCTGATCGTGGATCAGGTGACAAAGCTTCTGGTACTCAATACCTTTGAGCTAGGGCAAACCATTCCGCTGATTCAGGGCGTGTTTCACTTAACGTTTGTCACCAATAAGGGGGCAGCCTTCAGCTTATTCAGCGAAAGCGGCGAATGGCTGCGGTGGCTCTCCCTTGCCGTTAGTCTGGGCTTAATTGCGCTGGGCTGGTTCTCTCGGCTGACTCGCTGGGAGCAGTGGGGCTATGGATTTATCTTGGCAGGGGCAGCAGGGAACGGGATCGATCGCTTTTTACGCGGCGAAGTGGTGGACTTCTTTGATTTCCGCCTGATTCAGTTTCCCGTCTTCAACGTAGCGGACGTCTGCATCAATATTGGAATTGTTTGCCTGCTGATTGCGGCATTTCGTCCTCAAAACGGCAATGGGCAGCCGAAGCGATCGCCAAGGGACTAA
- a CDS encoding trans-sulfuration enzyme family protein, producing MNIETLAIHAGRSIDPTTKSVTAPLYLSTTFEREPDGSYPQGFLYTRMASPNREMLEDCLTQLEGGEAAAAFSSGSAATMSVFQALSPGDHVIAPLDAYSGTTALLKNVMMPWGLEVSFIDLTDLGQVEQAVCPNTKLIWTETPSNPMLRITDLAAVATIAHQNNAICACDNTWASPVLQRPFEQGADLVVHSTTKYLGGHSDVLGGVVIAKVEDDRFQRIRQIQIAGGAVAAPFDCWLVLRGIQTLPYRMRGHSANALKLASALVNHPAVEAVHYPGLPDHPGHAIAAKQMKDFGGMMSIQIKGGREAAFAVTAGVKLFTRATSLGGVESLIEHRASIEGEGTQTPENLLRLSIGLESPEDLVADLTQALDQAVVEK from the coding sequence ATGAACATCGAAACCCTTGCGATTCATGCGGGTCGATCGATCGATCCCACCACCAAATCTGTCACAGCACCGCTCTATCTGTCCACGACGTTTGAACGGGAGCCGGACGGCAGCTATCCGCAGGGATTCCTCTACACTCGCATGGCAAGCCCGAATCGGGAAATGCTGGAGGACTGTCTGACTCAATTGGAGGGGGGAGAAGCGGCGGCAGCGTTTTCCTCCGGGTCGGCGGCAACGATGAGCGTATTTCAAGCTCTCTCACCGGGGGATCATGTGATTGCGCCGCTGGATGCCTATTCGGGGACGACGGCACTGCTGAAAAACGTGATGATGCCCTGGGGCTTAGAGGTTTCCTTTATAGATCTGACGGATCTGGGGCAGGTGGAGCAGGCAGTTTGCCCCAACACAAAGCTGATCTGGACAGAAACGCCCTCGAATCCAATGCTGCGAATTACCGACCTTGCGGCAGTAGCGACGATCGCCCATCAAAATAACGCAATTTGCGCCTGTGACAATACCTGGGCTTCTCCCGTGCTTCAGCGACCGTTCGAGCAGGGGGCGGATCTGGTGGTTCATTCCACGACGAAGTATCTGGGCGGACATAGCGATGTGCTGGGAGGTGTAGTTATCGCGAAAGTGGAGGACGATCGATTTCAGCGAATTCGCCAGATTCAAATTGCAGGGGGAGCGGTGGCGGCTCCGTTTGACTGCTGGCTGGTGCTGCGGGGAATTCAGACCCTGCCCTATCGGATGCGGGGACATTCGGCAAACGCCCTGAAGCTGGCATCGGCGCTGGTTAACCATCCAGCAGTGGAGGCAGTTCACTATCCAGGGTTGCCGGATCATCCAGGACACGCGATCGCCGCAAAACAGATGAAAGACTTTGGCGGCATGATGTCGATCCAGATCAAGGGCGGCAGAGAAGCAGCATTTGCGGTAACGGCAGGCGTGAAACTTTTTACCCGTGCCACCAGTCTCGGAGGGGTTGAAAGCTTGATTGAACATCGTGCCTCGATCGAAGGGGAAGGAACCCAAACCCCAGAAAATTTGCTGCGATTGTCGATCGGCTTAGAAAGTCCAGAGGATTTAGTGGCTGACCTGACACAGGCATTGGATCAGGCTGTGGTAGAAAAATAA